One Dictyoglomus turgidum DSM 6724 DNA window includes the following coding sequences:
- a CDS encoding mannose-1-phosphate guanylyltransferase/mannose-6-phosphate isomerase, with protein sequence MKAIVLAGGKGTRLWPLSREKFSKQFIKLLPDKSLLEDTYERLIKFFKPEDILTITNKEYFYFVKSITDKFDKSMSHNTLLEPVGKNTAPAIALALKYILEKINGNPEEEVFIFPSDHLIEPQEKFIEYLNKSLSAVNSGFITTFGIKPTKPETGYGYIKAGENMGDFFKVEKFIEKPSLELAEKFLKEGNYFWNAGIFAFKISVMLEEFEKYQEEIYTLITKGSYREVLENFHKMPSISIDYAIAEKSDRVAVIPMELIWSDLGSWDSFYEVKEKDPNGNVLLGDVYAINTRNSLVFSNKRLVGTIGIEDAIIVETDDAILISKRGSGQEVKKLLEILENEGRNEIIYHTEVYRPWGMYKLLEKNGDYIIRKLIIKEGASLTCHLHKKRTEHWIVLKGIAEADIENRKYYVYEGESIFVPKGKPHQLKNAGENPLEIIEIQSGEILSEDDIEIFTKDEEELEEKLR encoded by the coding sequence ATGAAAGCCATAGTACTTGCGGGAGGAAAAGGAACAAGACTTTGGCCTCTTTCAAGAGAAAAATTTTCAAAACAGTTTATAAAACTATTACCGGATAAATCTCTCTTAGAAGATACTTATGAAAGGCTCATAAAGTTCTTTAAGCCAGAAGACATTCTAACCATAACCAATAAAGAGTATTTCTATTTTGTAAAAAGCATAACTGATAAATTTGACAAAAGTATGAGCCATAACACTCTCCTTGAGCCAGTAGGGAAAAACACTGCTCCTGCTATAGCTCTTGCTTTAAAATACATATTAGAGAAGATAAATGGAAACCCTGAAGAAGAGGTATTTATCTTTCCCTCTGATCATCTTATAGAACCTCAAGAAAAATTCATAGAGTACCTTAATAAAAGCCTTTCTGCCGTTAACTCAGGATTTATTACTACTTTTGGAATAAAACCTACAAAACCTGAGACAGGATATGGATACATTAAAGCAGGAGAAAATATGGGAGATTTCTTTAAAGTTGAAAAATTCATAGAAAAGCCATCCTTAGAATTGGCAGAAAAATTCCTAAAAGAAGGAAACTATTTCTGGAATGCAGGAATTTTTGCCTTCAAGATCTCAGTAATGTTGGAAGAGTTTGAAAAATATCAAGAAGAAATTTATACCTTGATAACTAAAGGAAGTTATAGAGAAGTACTTGAGAATTTCCATAAAATGCCATCCATATCCATAGACTATGCCATTGCAGAAAAATCTGATAGAGTTGCAGTTATACCCATGGAGCTTATCTGGAGCGATTTAGGTTCTTGGGATTCTTTCTATGAAGTGAAAGAAAAGGATCCTAATGGAAATGTATTATTAGGAGATGTATATGCAATAAATACAAGAAACTCCCTTGTATTCAGCAACAAAAGGCTTGTAGGAACTATTGGAATTGAGGATGCTATTATTGTAGAAACCGATGATGCCATACTCATAAGTAAGAGAGGGAGCGGACAAGAAGTCAAAAAACTTCTTGAAATCCTCGAAAATGAAGGAAGGAATGAAATAATCTATCATACTGAGGTTTATAGACCATGGGGTATGTATAAACTTTTGGAAAAAAATGGAGATTATATAATAAGAAAACTCATAATAAAAGAAGGTGCTTCTCTAACTTGTCATCTCCATAAAAAAAGGACAGAACATTGGATAGTGCTCAAGGGTATTGCTGAAGCAGATATTGAGAATCGTAAATATTATGTATACGAAGGAGAAAGTATTTTTGTGCCTAAAGGAAAACCCCATCAGTTAAAGAACGCAGGAGAAAACCCTTTAGAGATTATTGAAATCCAAAGTGGCGAAATCTTAAGCGAAGACGACATTGAAATCTTTACAAAAGATGAAGAAGAATTAGAAGAAAAATTAAGGTAG
- a CDS encoding Na/Pi cotransporter family protein produces the protein MSSFPLTYKDVGLLFGGLGLFLYGILQMSSGFEKAVGSKLRSIFEKLNSSPFRGLLIGTLVTAIVQSSSAVTVLTVAFVNAGLLTLEGALGIIFGANIGTTITAQLVAFKLTDVAPYFLFLGFLLFFAGKRKYIRNIGEALIGFGMIFMGISLMDSSLHALRTWEPFHNAIISMGKNPVLGILVGAIITAIIQSSSVTTSIVVALAAKGAIDLTSAVPVILGANIGTCVTALLASIGTSISAKRAALAHLFFNVIGVVLIFPFLGIFERFVSLTSAEVARQVANAHTFFNVLWASIWIFFTKQYAELIKKVLPGEERIYRREASFLKPQLLNTPSAALEAAKNELIRMCDIVDEMYNLTMDSLFQNNTQHYKDILTIEDITDGLKASLINYLTQLSIDSLSEGEAKELNAILRAVDDVERIADHLTNVMEKVEAKNSERIEFTEYAWKDLEELRKIIYDNIRDSFAMIKESTANYLDEVLQREERIDYKVKESKESHIERMKKGICNPIAGVIFSDLLIDLERIGDHCVNIAQEFYEVNNSKREKTLLR, from the coding sequence ATGAGTAGTTTTCCTTTAACTTACAAAGATGTGGGACTTCTCTTTGGCGGTTTAGGTCTTTTCCTCTATGGTATTCTCCAAATGAGCTCAGGATTTGAAAAAGCTGTTGGGTCTAAACTTCGTTCCATCTTCGAGAAATTAAATTCTTCTCCCTTTAGAGGTCTTTTAATTGGTACTCTTGTAACTGCAATAGTTCAAAGTAGTAGTGCAGTTACTGTTTTGACAGTAGCTTTTGTAAATGCAGGACTTTTGACATTAGAAGGTGCTCTTGGTATCATCTTTGGGGCAAACATAGGAACAACTATAACTGCTCAACTGGTTGCTTTTAAGTTAACTGATGTGGCACCTTATTTTCTTTTTTTAGGTTTTCTTTTATTTTTTGCCGGAAAAAGGAAGTATATCCGAAATATTGGTGAGGCTTTAATTGGTTTTGGTATGATATTTATGGGTATTTCTTTAATGGATTCTTCTTTACATGCCTTGAGAACTTGGGAACCTTTTCATAATGCGATAATCTCAATGGGAAAAAACCCTGTCTTAGGAATACTTGTAGGAGCAATTATAACTGCAATTATTCAAAGTAGTAGTGTTACTACGAGTATTGTGGTAGCTCTTGCAGCAAAGGGAGCAATTGATTTGACTTCTGCGGTCCCTGTGATATTAGGTGCTAATATTGGAACATGTGTTACCGCTCTTCTTGCCTCTATTGGTACAAGTATTTCTGCAAAAAGAGCTGCGCTTGCCCATTTATTTTTTAATGTCATTGGAGTAGTACTTATCTTTCCCTTTTTAGGAATTTTTGAAAGGTTTGTTTCTCTTACTTCTGCTGAGGTAGCAAGACAAGTTGCTAATGCTCATACTTTCTTTAATGTGCTCTGGGCATCTATATGGATCTTCTTTACCAAGCAATATGCAGAGCTTATAAAGAAAGTTCTCCCTGGAGAAGAAAGAATTTATAGAAGAGAGGCGTCCTTTCTTAAGCCTCAACTTTTAAATACCCCTTCTGCTGCTCTTGAGGCTGCTAAGAATGAGCTTATTAGGATGTGTGATATTGTGGATGAGATGTATAATCTTACTATGGATTCTTTGTTTCAGAATAATACTCAGCATTATAAAGATATATTGACTATTGAAGATATAACCGATGGTTTAAAGGCTTCGTTAATAAATTATCTTACCCAACTTTCTATTGACTCTTTGTCCGAGGGTGAAGCAAAAGAACTTAATGCCATATTAAGGGCTGTGGATGATGTGGAGAGGATTGCTGATCACCTTACCAATGTTATGGAAAAGGTTGAGGCTAAAAATTCCGAGAGAATTGAATTTACCGAATATGCTTGGAAAGATTTGGAGGAGCTGAGAAAGATTATTTATGATAACATCAGAGATTCTTTTGCAATGATAAAGGAGAGTACTGCAAATTATCTTGATGAAGTCCTTCAAAGGGAAGAAAGGATTGATTATAAAGTGAAAGAGTCAAAGGAATCTCACATAGAAAGAATGAAAAAGGGTATATGTAATCCTATAGCAGGAGTAATTTTTAGTGATCTTCTTATAGACCTTGAAAGAATAGGGGATCACTGTGTAAATATAGCTCAAGAGTTTTATGAGGTTAATAATTCAAAGAGGGAAAAAACTCTTTTAAGGTAG
- a CDS encoding NAD-dependent epimerase/dehydratase family protein: MRVLITGAFGNIGQSAIHELINQGDRVRCFDLKTKKNIRIFKNLKKLYGDGIEVFWGDITKIEDIKKALEGQDVIVHLAFIIPKLSATGLESETVPDIAYKINVIGTKNLISAMEEMPSPKKIIFTSSVHVFGLTQHLDPPRRVDDPVNPPEHYSRHKVECENLIKNSNLTWAIYRLAASLPVNLKLDKGMFDVPLNNRMEYVHTKDVGYAIAKGVRSEKIWGKVLLIGGGPRCWYYYREILEKVLEGIGVGMLPEEAFSNIPFATDWMDTTESENLLHYQRRTIEDYVEDVKKALGYKIFFIKLFRPVVRYILLKRSPYYNRRYIPLKVLWEGYRW; the protein is encoded by the coding sequence ATGAGGGTTTTAATTACAGGTGCTTTTGGTAATATAGGGCAAAGCGCTATTCATGAGTTGATTAATCAGGGAGACAGGGTAAGATGTTTTGATTTGAAGACAAAGAAAAATATAAGGATTTTTAAGAACTTAAAAAAATTATATGGGGATGGTATTGAAGTATTTTGGGGAGATATTACAAAAATTGAAGACATTAAAAAAGCTCTTGAAGGTCAGGATGTAATAGTTCATCTTGCTTTTATTATTCCAAAGCTTTCAGCAACAGGGCTTGAGTCGGAAACAGTGCCTGACATCGCTTATAAAATTAATGTTATAGGAACAAAAAATTTGATATCTGCTATGGAGGAAATGCCATCTCCTAAGAAGATTATTTTCACTTCTTCGGTACATGTTTTTGGCTTAACTCAACATTTAGATCCTCCAAGAAGGGTAGACGATCCTGTAAATCCTCCAGAACACTATTCCAGGCATAAAGTAGAGTGTGAGAATCTAATAAAAAACTCTAATTTAACTTGGGCTATATATAGGCTTGCAGCTTCTCTTCCTGTAAATTTAAAACTTGATAAGGGAATGTTTGATGTGCCTTTGAATAACAGAATGGAATATGTGCATACAAAAGATGTAGGATATGCCATTGCAAAGGGAGTAAGAAGCGAGAAAATATGGGGTAAGGTTCTTCTTATAGGTGGTGGTCCGAGATGTTGGTATTATTATAGGGAGATATTGGAGAAAGTTCTTGAAGGTATTGGAGTGGGGATGCTTCCTGAAGAGGCTTTTTCCAACATACCTTTTGCCACAGACTGGATGGATACTACAGAGAGCGAAAATTTACTTCATTATCAAAGGAGAACCATTGAAGACTACGTGGAGGATGTAAAGAAAGCTTTGGGATATAAGATATTTTTTATAAAACTCTTTAGACCTGTGGTTAGATATATTCTTCTTAAAAGATCTCCTTATTATAATCGTAGATACATACCTCTCAAGGTATTATGGGAAGGATATAGATGGTAA
- a CDS encoding TetR/AcrR family transcriptional regulator has protein sequence MKLDTKSKLILSGEKLFSQKGYDATSISDICERAGVSKGAFFHYFPTKEAFFLEILDRWLFDLSVKIDGYLEDEDRVSSGIIRMSEIFREIFKESKEKFFLFLEFLRQGIKDKEILEKLREYFKKYKSYFSFLIEKGKKEGSLKDVDSNIISCILISFSIGTILQQIFAEEEDWEKIAREGIRIIISEIEKGGF, from the coding sequence ATGAAACTTGATACCAAAAGCAAACTAATTTTAAGTGGAGAGAAGCTTTTCTCTCAAAAAGGCTATGATGCCACCAGTATATCCGATATATGTGAAAGGGCTGGAGTAAGTAAAGGTGCTTTTTTTCATTATTTTCCTACTAAGGAGGCTTTTTTTCTTGAAATCTTGGATAGGTGGCTTTTTGATCTTTCGGTAAAGATTGATGGATATTTGGAGGATGAAGACAGAGTGTCTTCTGGGATAATAAGGATGTCAGAGATATTTAGGGAGATATTTAAGGAGTCTAAGGAAAAGTTTTTTCTTTTTTTAGAATTTTTAAGACAAGGGATAAAGGATAAAGAAATACTTGAGAAACTCAGAGAGTATTTCAAAAAATATAAAAGTTATTTTAGTTTTTTGATTGAAAAAGGTAAAAAAGAAGGAAGCTTGAAAGATGTAGATTCAAATATAATCTCTTGTATTTTAATTTCCTTCTCTATTGGAACTATTCTTCAACAGATTTTTGCTGAAGAAGAAGATTGGGAAAAAATTGCGAGAGAAGGTATTAGAATAATCATTTCTGAAATAGAAAAGGGAGGTTTTTAA
- a CDS encoding AbrB/MazE/SpoVT family DNA-binding domain-containing protein, with protein sequence MNRKIYGMATLSERGQIVIPQEAREDLDLKPGDKLIVMCVGPKNALMLVKSDSLLELFSELTKELSELEKFISNIKEAEKE encoded by the coding sequence ATGAATAGAAAAATTTACGGAATGGCAACCCTCAGTGAGAGAGGTCAAATCGTAATTCCTCAAGAAGCCAGAGAAGACTTAGACTTAAAACCAGGAGACAAATTAATCGTCATGTGTGTAGGACCTAAAAATGCCTTAATGCTTGTAAAATCTGATTCTCTCCTTGAGCTATTCTCGGAGCTTACAAAAGAACTCTCAGAGCTTGAAAAATTTATATCTAACATAAAGGAGGCAGAGAAAGAATGA
- a CDS encoding ATP-binding cassette domain-containing protein, producing the protein MKVIEVKDLAKTYYSPFGNIEAVKGISFEVEEGEIFGFLGPNGAGKSTTIMMLTTLVKPTKGTAKILGYDVVHQPNEVRRVIGYVSQDLTVDDTLTGWENMYLQGRFYHLPKEVIKQRSEELLKLLRLYERAKDKAETYSGGMRKRLDIAMGLIHRPKILFLDEPTLGLDVQTRQDIWEYVQKIRKENGMTIFLTTHYMEEADSLCDRIAIIDKGEIKALDTPRRLKDSIGGDLISLKISNESLEEISKFLEKVKTLEVVKNITSQDGRYTIVASNAEKLIPMIFSIAYESNINISSITMKKPSLDDVYLAYTGKEFRDEEGSKEDAMRMRRLVRRTR; encoded by the coding sequence ATGAAAGTAATTGAGGTTAAAGACTTAGCAAAGACTTACTATTCGCCCTTTGGAAATATAGAGGCAGTGAAAGGAATATCCTTTGAGGTAGAAGAGGGAGAAATTTTTGGCTTTCTTGGTCCCAATGGCGCAGGAAAAAGTACCACCATAATGATGCTAACCACTCTTGTAAAACCTACAAAGGGCACAGCCAAAATTTTAGGATATGACGTAGTTCACCAACCCAACGAAGTAAGAAGAGTTATTGGATATGTCTCTCAAGACCTTACCGTAGACGACACCCTCACAGGTTGGGAAAATATGTACCTACAGGGCAGATTTTACCATCTACCTAAGGAAGTAATTAAACAGAGATCCGAAGAACTGTTAAAACTTTTAAGGCTTTATGAAAGGGCAAAAGATAAAGCAGAAACATATTCGGGAGGCATGAGAAAAAGACTTGATATAGCTATGGGTCTTATCCACAGACCTAAGATTTTATTCCTTGATGAACCTACCCTTGGGCTTGATGTACAAACAAGGCAGGACATATGGGAGTATGTTCAAAAGATAAGGAAAGAAAATGGGATGACCATATTCTTAACAACTCACTATATGGAAGAGGCTGATTCATTATGTGATCGTATTGCCATTATAGATAAGGGGGAGATAAAAGCTCTTGATACTCCAAGAAGATTAAAAGATTCCATAGGTGGAGATCTCATATCCTTAAAAATTTCCAATGAAAGCTTAGAAGAAATTTCCAAATTCCTTGAAAAGGTAAAAACTCTTGAGGTTGTCAAAAATATAACATCTCAAGATGGAAGATATACCATTGTAGCATCTAATGCAGAAAAACTTATTCCTATGATATTTTCTATTGCCTATGAATCTAATATTAATATCTCATCCATAACCATGAAAAAGCCATCTTTAGATGACGTTTACCTTGCTTATACTGGTAAAGAGTTTAGAGATGAAGAGGGATCAAAAGAGGATGCTATGAGAATGAGAAGATTAGTAAGGAGGACGAGATAA
- a CDS encoding ABC transporter permease, giving the protein MRTLMYDTYSVMWRELKHWMDQKVRILVSIFQPLIWLALMGNVMAKLTDNPFGRQAFGGASYLSFMTPGIIVMTSLFGGIFGGISVVWDRRWGYLNKMLAAPISRTAIPLGKMLATAIQGAFQSLIVVIIASLFGVEFATGIPGIIAIILLAACFNFTMAGLSIAIASRIKTMEVLTAVINFLTMPLMFTSSAMFPINVMPDWLATIARWNPITYVVNPLRTLVISGWETGDLIKGFLYVLFLAILMLFIARHEFKRSIA; this is encoded by the coding sequence ATGAGAACGTTGATGTATGACACTTATTCAGTAATGTGGAGAGAACTAAAACATTGGATGGATCAAAAAGTAAGAATATTGGTATCTATATTTCAGCCCCTAATTTGGCTTGCCCTCATGGGAAACGTAATGGCAAAACTTACAGACAACCCTTTTGGAAGACAGGCTTTTGGAGGTGCCAGTTATCTCTCCTTTATGACCCCTGGAATCATAGTTATGACCTCCCTTTTTGGGGGCATTTTTGGTGGAATCTCTGTAGTATGGGATAGAAGATGGGGATATTTAAATAAAATGCTCGCAGCACCTATTTCAAGAACAGCTATTCCTCTTGGGAAAATGCTTGCTACTGCCATCCAGGGAGCTTTTCAATCTCTTATTGTAGTCATAATTGCATCTCTTTTTGGAGTAGAATTTGCAACAGGAATTCCAGGAATCATTGCCATAATTCTTCTTGCTGCATGCTTTAACTTTACCATGGCAGGACTTTCCATTGCTATAGCATCAAGGATAAAAACCATGGAAGTTTTAACAGCTGTAATAAACTTTCTTACAATGCCTTTAATGTTCACAAGTAGTGCCATGTTCCCAATAAACGTGATGCCCGATTGGCTTGCCACCATTGCAAGATGGAATCCTATAACCTACGTGGTAAATCCATTAAGAACTCTTGTGATAAGTGGTTGGGAGACAGGAGACCTAATAAAAGGATTTCTTTATGTACTTTTCCTCGCCATATTAATGCTTTTCATCGCAAGACATGAGTTCAAAAGAAGTATTGCATAA
- a CDS encoding helix-turn-helix transcriptional regulator translates to MSKTVSSNRKLAFRKMLPRIYRIFSLIKENKYISLDEITRKISYEFGETSVRTIKRDIKTLRDDFKMPIAYSKANGGYYLFSKSEFPFPKLTEGEVLSLLITANMLHQFKGTDFEEDFERLKNKLELFLRDNNVIPSDSIESALSIPFTFIKPKVDIRDKFVKILKAIRERKSIIIEYHSFSSDKITERKVDPYHLYNFEGVWYFCGYCHLRKEIRDFALDRIKNIRETYEEFRKPRDFNVYEYIKSAFRINKGEVERIRIKFDPYQARWIKERIWHETQSIEELPDGSIIYEIMANREEIKRWVMGYGAHAEVLEPESLRNEIKKEIRRLGMIYGVFK, encoded by the coding sequence ATGAGCAAAACTGTGAGTAGTAATAGAAAGCTTGCCTTTAGGAAAATGCTTCCAAGAATATATAGGATTTTCTCTTTAATAAAAGAAAACAAGTATATTAGTTTAGATGAAATTACAAGAAAAATAAGCTATGAATTTGGAGAGACCAGCGTAAGAACCATAAAAAGAGATATAAAGACCTTGAGGGATGACTTCAAAATGCCTATTGCTTATAGTAAGGCTAATGGAGGTTATTATCTCTTTTCAAAAAGTGAATTTCCTTTTCCAAAGCTTACCGAAGGTGAAGTTTTGTCCCTTTTGATTACTGCCAATATGCTTCATCAATTTAAAGGTACAGATTTTGAGGAAGATTTTGAGAGGTTAAAAAATAAATTAGAATTGTTTTTGAGAGATAATAACGTGATTCCCTCAGATTCTATAGAAAGTGCTCTTTCTATTCCTTTTACTTTTATAAAACCGAAGGTAGATATAAGGGATAAATTTGTGAAGATATTGAAGGCAATTAGAGAGAGGAAGAGTATCATAATAGAATACCATTCTTTTTCCTCTGATAAAATTACAGAAAGAAAGGTAGATCCTTATCATCTTTATAATTTTGAGGGGGTTTGGTACTTCTGTGGATATTGTCATTTAAGAAAAGAAATAAGAGATTTTGCCCTTGATAGGATAAAAAACATAAGGGAGACCTATGAAGAGTTTAGAAAACCGAGAGATTTTAATGTTTATGAATATATAAAATCTGCCTTCAGGATAAATAAGGGAGAAGTAGAAAGAATAAGAATAAAATTTGATCCTTATCAAGCACGATGGATAAAAGAGAGGATTTGGCATGAGACTCAAAGTATAGAGGAACTTCCTGATGGAAGCATAATTTATGAAATTATGGCAAACAGAGAAGAGATAAAAAGATGGGTAATGGGATATGGAGCTCATGCAGAGGTTTTGGAACCGGAATCTTTAAGAAATGAGATTAAGAAGGAGATTAGAAGATTAGGTATGATATACGGAGTTTTTAAATAA
- a CDS encoding competence/damage-inducible protein A, with translation MRCEILSVGTELLLGDILNTNAQYLSRRLADLGIPVYFHTTVGDNPERLKKALEIAFSRSDMVIATGGLGPTQDDLTKEISAEFFNKKLVLHEESLKRIKEFFERRGLNLTEGNIKQAYIIEGSRVIPNDWGTAPGIILEEGGKILILLPGPPKEMIPMFETYVVPYLSTFSSGIIYSKVLRVCGIGESFMEEKVKDLIKSQTNPTIAPYAKEGEAILRITARAKSKEEAEKMIEGVVKEIRKRLGDYIYGEGETSLEEVVVNLLLEKGLTISVAESCTGGLISARLVNVPGVSKVFKGSIIAYDNEVKIKELNVPEEIFKEYGAVSSQCAMKMAEGIAKKMGTDVGLSATGIAGPEGGTLEKPIGLVYIGLYIRGEMSYKELRLSGDRNRIRLYTTINGLDLLRRGLLNL, from the coding sequence ATGAGGTGTGAGATATTATCTGTGGGTACAGAACTCCTTTTAGGAGATATTTTGAATACTAATGCTCAATATTTATCAAGGAGACTTGCAGATCTTGGTATTCCTGTTTATTTTCATACTACTGTAGGAGATAATCCCGAGAGATTGAAAAAGGCTTTGGAAATTGCTTTTTCAAGAAGTGATATGGTAATTGCTACAGGAGGACTTGGACCTACGCAGGATGATTTGACAAAAGAAATTTCTGCGGAATTTTTTAATAAAAAGCTGGTACTTCATGAGGAATCTTTGAAGAGAATTAAAGAATTTTTTGAGAGAAGAGGGCTTAATTTGACAGAAGGAAATATTAAGCAGGCGTACATTATAGAAGGAAGTAGAGTAATTCCCAATGATTGGGGGACTGCTCCAGGAATAATATTGGAAGAGGGAGGTAAAATTTTAATCCTTCTTCCTGGTCCTCCTAAGGAAATGATTCCCATGTTTGAGACTTATGTGGTTCCTTATCTTTCAACTTTTTCTTCTGGAATTATATACTCCAAAGTTTTGAGAGTATGTGGTATTGGAGAAAGCTTTATGGAGGAAAAAGTAAAAGATTTGATTAAAAGTCAAACTAATCCTACCATTGCTCCTTATGCAAAAGAAGGAGAGGCAATTTTGAGGATAACTGCAAGAGCTAAGTCAAAAGAAGAGGCAGAAAAAATGATTGAGGGAGTAGTAAAGGAAATAAGGAAAAGGCTTGGAGATTATATATATGGAGAAGGAGAAACTTCTCTTGAGGAAGTAGTAGTTAATTTACTTTTGGAAAAAGGTCTTACTATTTCTGTAGCAGAATCTTGTACTGGGGGGCTTATTTCAGCAAGGCTTGTTAATGTTCCAGGAGTGTCAAAGGTTTTTAAGGGAAGTATTATAGCCTACGATAATGAGGTAAAAATTAAGGAACTAAATGTTCCTGAGGAAATCTTCAAGGAATATGGAGCTGTAAGTTCTCAGTGTGCTATGAAAATGGCAGAAGGTATAGCCAAAAAAATGGGGACAGATGTTGGACTTTCTGCTACAGGTATTGCGGGTCCCGAAGGTGGTACCTTGGAAAAACCTATTGGACTTGTCTATATAGGGCTTTACATAAGAGGAGAAATGTCATATAAAGAATTAAGACTTAGCGGTGATAGGAACAGGATTAGGTTATACACTACTATAAATGGATTAGACCTTTTAAGAAGGGGGCTTTTAAACTTATGA
- a CDS encoding HD domain-containing phosphohydrolase — protein MNEEKILEYLKIISKIKEEEKNFENVEDFIFNIQNLLKKVSLKIFIEKNKITVSSENLENLDKKDNLFIHIITEDVNQFLEGKNYSNLFNELTISLIEQKNVEDLLDAILEKLEKIIPYTSANIALLENDALYYLSFRGYEKYGVEDFMRNFKMDKREFYTLKTVMETQKPLFVENTDEYPNWVIIPETQWIKSHLMIPIIYENKILGLISFDSDTPYGFKEEDIEKVYPLLPLLGIALENAKLYEKLKKELEERIIAEEKYKRSFYQIVKLASDIVEMKDPYTSGHQKRVARISVIIGKELGLSQEKIRALAISSLLHDIGKIGIPSEILNKPSSLNPLERRFINIHPEIGYNLLRKIEIISDIAPIVYQHHERINGSGYPKGLKGEEILLEAKIIGVADVFEAMTSHRPYRSALPIDMAIKELVENKGTLYDPDVVDAFLKSLKEGRIIL, from the coding sequence ATGAATGAAGAAAAAATTTTGGAATATTTAAAGATAATTTCAAAAATAAAAGAAGAAGAGAAAAACTTTGAAAATGTTGAAGACTTTATATTTAACATACAAAATCTTCTAAAAAAAGTCTCTTTAAAAATATTCATTGAGAAAAACAAAATAACTGTTTCCTCTGAAAATCTTGAAAATTTGGATAAGAAAGATAACCTTTTTATTCATATAATAACCGAAGATGTAAACCAATTTTTAGAGGGCAAAAATTATTCAAATCTATTCAATGAACTAACTATATCTTTAATTGAGCAGAAAAATGTAGAAGATTTGCTGGATGCCATATTAGAAAAGCTGGAAAAAATAATTCCTTATACCTCAGCCAATATTGCTCTATTAGAGAATGATGCTCTTTATTATCTTTCTTTTAGAGGATATGAAAAATATGGAGTAGAAGATTTTATGAGAAACTTTAAAATGGATAAAAGGGAATTTTATACGTTGAAAACCGTTATGGAAACTCAAAAACCTCTCTTTGTAGAAAACACCGATGAATACCCCAACTGGGTAATTATCCCTGAAACCCAATGGATTAAATCTCATCTTATGATTCCCATTATCTATGAAAATAAAATTTTAGGATTAATAAGTTTTGACTCTGATACCCCATATGGCTTTAAGGAGGAAGATATTGAAAAAGTATATCCACTCCTTCCTCTTCTTGGAATAGCATTAGAAAATGCAAAACTTTATGAAAAATTAAAAAAGGAACTTGAAGAAAGAATAATAGCAGAAGAAAAATATAAAAGATCCTTTTATCAAATTGTAAAACTTGCCTCAGACATTGTGGAAATGAAAGATCCCTACACTTCTGGACATCAGAAAAGAGTAGCAAGAATTTCTGTAATAATTGGGAAAGAATTGGGGCTTTCTCAGGAAAAAATAAGAGCTTTAGCCATAAGTTCTCTACTTCACGATATTGGAAAAATTGGCATTCCTTCAGAGATACTTAATAAACCCTCTTCTTTAAATCCCTTAGAGAGAAGGTTTATTAATATACATCCTGAGATAGGCTATAATCTCCTAAGAAAAATTGAAATCATTAGCGATATTGCTCCCATTGTATATCAGCACCATGAAAGAATAAACGGATCTGGTTATCCCAAGGGTCTAAAAGGAGAAGAAATACTTTTGGAAGCAAAAATTATAGGGGTAGCAGATGTATTTGAAGCCATGACCTCCCATAGACCTTATCGCTCTGCCCTTCCCATAGATATGGCAATAAAAGAACTTGTAGAAAACAAAGGTACTCTATATGATCCTGATGTGGTTGATGCCTTTCTTAAATCTTTGAAAGAAGGGAGGATAATATTGTGA